In Aureibaculum algae, the following are encoded in one genomic region:
- a CDS encoding energy transducer TonB, whose protein sequence is MEVKKNPKAKLENYSGLFLQLGLALSLLIVYVSIQHRVYERSVSDLAGLIIEEQIVEDIPITERIEQIKPPPPPPPAPEVIEVVTDEAEVEETMLESTEIDQDDKVEVVDIDQVEEVVEEEVVLDDVPFAIIEDAPIFPGCKGNKAALKKCLQEKIMGHVGKNFDTNLTNELGLEAGKKRVIVLFSIDRNGNISKVQARGPHARLEKEAIRVVNSLPKMIPAKQRGIPVGVKYTLPITLEVRI, encoded by the coding sequence ATGGAAGTTAAAAAGAATCCCAAAGCCAAATTAGAAAATTACAGTGGGTTATTTTTACAATTAGGTTTAGCACTTTCTTTACTCATTGTATATGTTTCCATACAACACAGGGTATATGAAAGATCGGTATCAGACCTTGCAGGTCTTATTATAGAAGAACAAATTGTAGAAGACATACCTATAACAGAAAGAATTGAACAAATAAAACCACCTCCACCACCTCCACCCGCACCTGAAGTTATTGAAGTAGTTACCGATGAAGCAGAAGTTGAAGAAACAATGCTTGAGTCAACAGAGATTGATCAAGACGATAAAGTTGAAGTTGTTGATATAGATCAGGTTGAAGAAGTTGTTGAAGAAGAAGTAGTTTTAGACGATGTTCCTTTTGCTATTATTGAAGATGCTCCAATTTTCCCTGGATGTAAAGGCAATAAAGCTGCATTAAAAAAATGTTTACAGGAAAAAATAATGGGTCATGTTGGTAAAAATTTCGACACCAACCTTACGAACGAACTAGGATTAGAAGCTGGTAAAAAAAGAGTAATTGTACTCTTCAGTATAGATCGTAACGGAAATATAAGCAAAGTACAAGCAAGAGGTCCTCATGCAAGATTAGAAAAAGAGGCCATTAGAGTTGTAAATTCTTTACCTAAAATGATACCTGCAAAACAACGTGGTATTCCTGTAGGGGTTAAATATACATTACCTATTACTTTAGAAGTAAGAATATAA
- a CDS encoding energy transducer TonB, producing METKKSPKANLENYSKLFVQLGLVLALLIVYVGIEYKTFEREIDDLGVLNMGEEVEEDIPITERIEQIKPPPPPPPAPEVIEVVEDEKEVEETMLESTETDENEVVEVEEIVEVVEAEEVAEDVPFAIIEDAPIFPGCKGSKAELKACLQKSIEKHVGRKFNTSLAGDLGLDPGKKKVYVVFKIDKSGNIVDVRARGPHARLEKEGISVVNSLPKMIPGKQRGRPVGVKYTLPITLLVE from the coding sequence ATGGAAACTAAAAAAAGCCCAAAAGCAAATTTAGAAAATTACAGCAAGCTGTTTGTACAGTTAGGTCTGGTATTAGCATTACTTATTGTTTATGTAGGTATAGAATATAAAACGTTTGAAAGAGAGATCGACGATTTAGGTGTTCTTAACATGGGTGAAGAAGTAGAAGAAGACATTCCAATCACGGAACGTATAGAACAAATAAAACCGCCACCACCACCTCCACCAGCTCCTGAAGTTATTGAAGTTGTTGAAGATGAAAAAGAAGTGGAAGAAACCATGTTAGAATCAACGGAAACTGACGAAAATGAAGTTGTTGAAGTAGAAGAAATAGTTGAAGTTGTTGAGGCTGAAGAAGTCGCTGAAGATGTTCCTTTCGCTATTATTGAAGATGCTCCGATTTTCCCAGGTTGTAAAGGAAGTAAGGCTGAACTAAAAGCATGTCTTCAAAAATCTATTGAAAAACATGTGGGTAGAAAATTTAATACAAGCTTAGCTGGAGATTTAGGTTTAGATCCAGGTAAAAAGAAAGTATATGTTGTTTTTAAAATAGATAAAAGCGGTAATATTGTTGATGTTAGAGCAAGAGGACCTCATGCTAGATTAGAAAAAGAAGGAATTAGTGTAGTGAATTCATTACCTAAAATGATTCCTGGAAAACAACGTGGTAGACCAGTGGGTGTAAAATACACACTTCCAATTACTTTATTGGTAGAGTAA
- a CDS encoding VanZ family protein: MLKHIKKLLERNALAVAIFITLLVTLLSLISLKGVAKINVSNSDKYGHFIAYFTLGVSWLYAFRSRFKRWLHIVALLIIFGMVLEVLQGTLTTYRTADWHDEVANASGVILAYLVSYLWFIKREN; this comes from the coding sequence ATGCTGAAGCATATAAAGAAGTTATTGGAGCGTAACGCGTTAGCCGTTGCCATTTTTATAACCCTTTTAGTTACCCTTCTAAGTCTAATATCTCTAAAAGGGGTAGCTAAGATAAATGTTAGTAATTCTGATAAGTACGGACACTTTATAGCCTATTTTACTTTAGGAGTAAGTTGGCTTTATGCTTTTAGGTCACGTTTTAAAAGATGGCTTCATATTGTTGCATTACTTATTATTTTCGGCATGGTTCTTGAAGTACTTCAGGGAACTTTAACCACATATCGCACTGCTGACTGGCATGATGAAGTTGCAAATGCTTCTGGTGTGATTTTGGCATATTTGGTGTCTTATCTGTGGTTTATAAAACGAGAGAATTAA
- the gcvH gene encoding glycine cleavage system protein GcvH: MNIPAELKYTKDHEWVKIDGDIATVGITDFAQSELGDIVYVDVDTLDETVDKDEVFGSVEAVKTVSDLFMPLSGEVIEFNEDLEDSPESVNSDPYGDGWMIKLKISDSSQIDNLLDAEAYKEVIGA, from the coding sequence ATGAATATTCCTGCAGAATTAAAATACACTAAAGACCACGAGTGGGTTAAAATTGATGGTGACATTGCCACCGTTGGTATCACTGATTTCGCACAAAGCGAATTAGGCGACATTGTTTATGTTGATGTTGACACACTAGATGAAACTGTTGATAAAGACGAAGTTTTTGGTTCTGTTGAAGCTGTAAAAACGGTATCAGATTTATTTATGCCTTTGTCTGGTGAAGTCATTGAATTTAATGAAGACTTAGAGGACAGCCCTGAAAGTGTAAATTCAGATCCTTATGGAGATGGATGGATGATTAAACTTAAAATTAGCGACTCTTCGCAGATTGATAATTTATTAGATGCTGAAGCATATAAAGAAGTTATTGGAGCGTAA